A stretch of the Tachysurus fulvidraco isolate hzauxx_2018 chromosome 18, HZAU_PFXX_2.0, whole genome shotgun sequence genome encodes the following:
- the LOC113640350 gene encoding synaptogyrin-3-like, whose product MMMVMMMMNGTGSYGAGRTGEEFDPITFAKRPQTILRFLSWVFSMVVFCSIVNEGYVNMGSERLHCMFNKNEDACNYGIIIGVLAFLASLCFLALDVYFPQISSVKDRKRAVLLEIGFSGLWAFLWFVGFCFLANQWSRTSPNELPLEQASDAARAAIAFSFFSILTWAALTMLAVQKFLLGTDMTLFTSAEAPKQQYPSNDAIHQTTIDKSPTLIETVETRPPGYQIPPAF is encoded by the exons atgatgatggtgatgatgatgatgaacggGACGGGTTCGTACGGAGCGGGCAGAACCGGGGAGGAATTCGACCCCATCACCTTCGCCAAGAGACCGCAGACCATCTTACGGTTCCTGTCCTGG GTTTTCTCCATGGTGGTATTTTGCTCCATTGTAAACGAAGGCTACGTGAACATGGGCAGCGAGCGCCTgcactgtatgttcaacaaaaACGAAGACGCCTGCAATTACGGCATCATCATCGGTGTGTTGGCGTTTTTAGCGAGCCTGTGCTTCCTGGCCCTGGACGTCTACTTCCCTCAGATCAGCAGCGTTAAGGACCGGAAGAGAGCCGTGCTACTGGAGATTGGCTTCTCAG GACTTTGGGCGTTTCTGTGGTTTGTTGGATTTTGCTTTCTGGCCAATCAGTGGAGTCGCACTTCACCTAACGAACTGCCACTGGAGCAGGCGTCAGACGCAGCACGAGCCGCCATcgccttctccttcttctccattCTCACCTGg GCGGCGCTGACGATGTTGGCAGTGCAGAAATTTCTGCTCGGAACCGACATGACTCTCTTCACCTCCGCCGAAGCCCCCAAACAGCAGTATCCTTCCAACGACGCAATCCATCAGACCACCATCGACAAGAGCCCAACGCTGATCGAGACGGTGGAGACACGCCCACCCGGATACCAGATCCCACCCGCTTTTTAA